Proteins encoded in a region of the Clostridium butyricum genome:
- the rsmB gene encoding 16S rRNA (cytosine(967)-C(5))-methyltransferase RsmB: MNCRKLAVKILNRVLNEGAYSNIILSKELNEVELNDKDKALLTEIVYGVLRRKRTLDVIIANFVKDIKLMDKNILNILRVAIYQMNFLDKIPTYAACNEAVEEAKEISESDSKLVNGILRSFTKNPDDINVPGNKIDEYAYKFSFEPWMIRLLIKQYGENVAKKIMSGLNTIPKVSIRVNELNSDYDEVYEKLEEMEYEISEGVICPEAINIKGGKSIENNPLFKEGKITVQDESAMLVAPLLDLKEGMTVVDLCSAPGGKTTHIAEILGNTGKVLAFDLHESKLGLIKENCERLGITNVTTFAQDATKLNAELVASTDRVLIDVPCSGLGIIRKKPEIKWNKKRNDLREIIPVQREIMNNAWQYLKQGGVMIYSTCTLNKEENEENIEWFLNNHEDCEVKRIFVGKQDNLVYSREGLLTVMPNENMDGFFIAKLEKR, translated from the coding sequence ATGAATTGTAGAAAACTAGCAGTAAAAATATTAAACAGAGTTTTAAATGAAGGAGCATATTCAAATATAATCCTTTCAAAAGAATTAAATGAAGTAGAATTAAATGATAAGGACAAAGCATTACTTACAGAAATTGTTTATGGTGTTTTAAGAAGAAAGAGAACATTAGATGTAATAATTGCAAATTTTGTTAAGGATATTAAGTTAATGGATAAAAATATTCTTAATATATTAAGAGTTGCAATATATCAAATGAATTTCTTAGATAAGATTCCTACTTATGCAGCATGCAATGAAGCAGTAGAAGAAGCTAAAGAAATATCTGAAAGTGATAGTAAACTTGTTAATGGAATACTTAGAAGTTTTACTAAAAATCCAGATGATATTAACGTACCTGGTAATAAGATAGACGAATATGCATATAAGTTTTCATTTGAACCTTGGATGATAAGACTTTTAATTAAACAATATGGTGAAAATGTTGCTAAAAAAATAATGTCAGGATTAAATACTATTCCTAAGGTAAGTATAAGAGTAAATGAACTTAACTCTGATTATGATGAAGTTTATGAAAAGCTTGAAGAAATGGAATATGAAATATCTGAAGGCGTAATATGTCCTGAGGCTATAAATATTAAAGGTGGAAAATCAATAGAAAATAATCCATTATTTAAAGAAGGTAAGATAACTGTACAGGATGAAAGCGCTATGCTTGTTGCACCACTTCTTGATCTTAAAGAAGGAATGACAGTTGTAGATTTATGTAGTGCACCAGGAGGTAAGACTACACATATAGCTGAAATATTAGGTAATACAGGAAAGGTACTCGCTTTTGACCTTCATGAATCTAAATTAGGGTTAATAAAAGAAAACTGTGAAAGACTAGGAATAACAAATGTTACAACTTTTGCACAAGATGCAACTAAATTAAATGCTGAATTAGTTGCAAGTACTGATAGAGTACTTATAGATGTTCCTTGTTCAGGACTTGGAATAATAAGAAAGAAACCAGAAATAAAATGGAATAAAAAAAGAAATGACTTAAGAGAGATAATACCTGTTCAAAGAGAAATAATGAATAATGCATGGCAATATTTAAAACAAGGAGGAGTGATGATTTACTCAACTTGTACATTAAATAAAGAAGAAAATGAAGAAAATATTGAATGGTTTTTAAACAATCATGAAGATTGTGAAGTTAAGAGAATATTTGTTGGAAAGCAAGATAATCTTGTATACAGCAGAGAAGGACTTTTAACAGTAATGCCAAATGAAAATATGGATGGTTTCTTTATTGCAAAATTAGAAAAAAGATAA
- the fmt gene encoding methionyl-tRNA formyltransferase yields MNIVFMGTPDFAVPSLKRLIEKHNVTAILTQPDKPKGRGKKMAYSAVKEEGLKHDIPIYQPVKLKEDRELIEKLKDIKPDFMIVVAFGQLLTKEVLDIPKYGCINLHGSLLPMYRGAAPIQWAVIKGEKVSGNTTMLMDVGLDTGDMLMKDEVEIPDDMTAGELYDILKERGSDLLLQTIDGVINNTIVPQKQNDETFYAKMLDKNIAVISWDKTAKEIHNLIRGLNPWPIAYTDYKNERMKIFESEVIDDKTSKCPGTIIEVTKEGMKVACKDSVLLIKKVQFPNKKPLTIAEYINGHEIEENIILG; encoded by the coding sequence ATGAATATAGTATTTATGGGTACTCCTGACTTTGCAGTTCCGTCGTTAAAAAGATTAATAGAAAAACATAATGTAACGGCTATATTAACTCAGCCAGATAAGCCAAAAGGAAGAGGAAAGAAAATGGCTTACTCTGCTGTTAAAGAAGAAGGATTAAAGCATGATATACCAATATATCAGCCTGTAAAGCTGAAAGAAGATAGGGAACTTATAGAAAAATTAAAGGATATAAAGCCAGACTTCATGATTGTAGTTGCATTTGGGCAACTCCTTACAAAAGAAGTTTTAGATATACCTAAATATGGCTGTATTAACCTTCATGGATCTCTGCTTCCTATGTATAGAGGTGCTGCACCAATACAATGGGCAGTTATAAAAGGTGAAAAAGTTTCTGGAAATACAACGATGCTTATGGATGTAGGTTTAGATACTGGAGATATGCTTATGAAAGATGAAGTTGAAATTCCAGATGATATGACAGCAGGTGAGCTTTATGACATATTAAAGGAAAGGGGAAGTGATCTCCTTTTACAGACAATAGATGGTGTCATAAATAATACAATTGTTCCACAAAAGCAGAATGATGAAACTTTTTATGCAAAAATGCTTGATAAAAATATAGCAGTTATTTCATGGGATAAGACTGCAAAAGAAATACATAATCTTATTAGAGGATTAAATCCATGGCCAATCGCTTATACTGATTACAAAAATGAGAGAATGAAAATATTTGAAAGTGAAGTGATTGACGACAAGACTTCAAAATGTCCAGGAACTATAATTGAAGTAACTAAAGAAGGTATGAAAGTTGCATGCAAAGATTCTGTGCTTCTTATAAAAAAGGTACAGTTTCCAAACAAGAAACCATTAACTATAGCTGAATATATTAATGGTCATGAAATTGAAGAAAATATAATTTTAGGATAA
- the def gene encoding peptide deformylase, which yields MALRNIRKYGDDVLRKECREVEEIDKRLLVLIKDMLETMYDADGVGLAAPQVGILKRLFVIDIGDGPLVFINPEIIETSGKQIDEEGCLSLPGKMEEVMRPNYVRARALNEKGQEFEIEAEELLARAILHEYDHLNGTLFIDRVNK from the coding sequence ATGGCATTAAGAAATATAAGAAAATATGGTGATGACGTATTAAGAAAAGAATGTAGAGAAGTTGAAGAAATAGATAAAAGATTATTAGTACTTATAAAAGATATGCTTGAAACAATGTATGATGCTGATGGTGTAGGTCTTGCAGCACCACAAGTTGGAATACTAAAGAGATTATTTGTAATTGACATTGGAGATGGACCATTAGTGTTTATAAACCCTGAAATAATTGAAACAAGTGGAAAGCAAATTGATGAAGAAGGATGTTTAAGTCTTCCAGGAAAAATGGAAGAAGTAATGAGACCTAACTACGTTAGAGCAAGAGCTTTAAATGAAAAGGGTCAAGAATTCGAAATTGAAGCAGAAGAACTTTTAGCAAGAGCTATTTTACATGAGTATGATCATTTAAATGGAACTTTATTCATAGATAGAGTAAATAAATAA
- the priA gene encoding primosomal protein N', with protein MYAEIIINSDALEVDRLFTYKVPEEFLYTISAGHRVIVSFGKGNKKVEGFVYTLIVDDIEINYRVKNILKICDEEPILTIDNLKLVDFLRRRYLCRYIDAIRLMIPVGIMKGSTNKKKAVICINDELKITEELKENYKKLYNYILENDGIYTKADITRDKQYSLYTLNKMISDGIFKVEDKVIFRYNKRKYDEDVKKELTQEQEQCLDTILNGSELKYLIKGVTGSGKTEVYMNLVSETLNEGKSAVVLVPEISLTPQMIERFKGRFGGDVALFHSRLSDGERFDEWYRIRDGKARLVIGARSALFLPLDNLGLIIIDEEHENTYKSDQNPKYHTREVSEYMCKLKTCKLVLGSATPSIETYYKALSGEYKLIEMKSRVNGRAMPHMEIVDMREELKRRNLSLFSGKLYKAIDETLNRKKQIILFLNRRGYSTFISCRSCGYVFKCPECDVSMTYHNNGYLICHYCGRAEKVSKICPECGSRYVKFFGAGTERVELEVKKYFPKARVLRMDVDTTRHKNSHESIYNSFKNGEADILVGTQMVSKGLDFKNVTLVGVLAADMSLNIPDYRAAERTYQIITQVAGRAGRGNDEGEVIVQSYTPNHYSLNYAKEENYEELFKEEIKLRRLMGNPPFGKILLINGSSKYEEKLKKFMNNLQEKLKKLIIEDLTILGPVPCIITKLKENYRWQIIIKGKFNDEFSEKVKDTLYQLNKSVYNEIRVSIDINPNNMT; from the coding sequence ATGTATGCTGAAATAATAATAAACAGCGATGCTTTGGAAGTTGATAGGCTTTTTACATATAAGGTGCCTGAAGAGTTTTTATATACTATTAGTGCTGGACATAGGGTTATAGTATCCTTTGGAAAGGGAAATAAAAAAGTAGAGGGTTTTGTTTATACTCTTATAGTTGATGATATTGAAATTAATTATAGAGTAAAGAATATATTAAAAATATGTGATGAAGAACCAATACTTACAATAGATAATCTTAAACTAGTAGATTTTTTAAGAAGAAGATATTTATGTAGATATATTGATGCTATAAGACTTATGATACCTGTTGGTATAATGAAGGGATCAACAAATAAAAAAAAGGCAGTTATATGTATCAATGATGAGCTAAAAATAACAGAAGAACTCAAGGAAAACTATAAAAAACTATATAATTATATATTAGAAAACGATGGTATATATACTAAGGCTGATATAACAAGAGATAAACAGTACTCTTTATATACTTTGAATAAAATGATTAGTGATGGAATTTTTAAAGTAGAAGATAAAGTGATTTTTAGATATAATAAGAGAAAGTATGATGAAGATGTTAAGAAAGAACTTACACAAGAACAAGAACAGTGCCTTGATACTATTTTAAATGGAAGTGAATTAAAATATCTTATTAAAGGTGTCACAGGGTCTGGGAAGACTGAAGTTTATATGAATCTTGTATCAGAAACTTTAAATGAAGGTAAGAGTGCTGTTGTATTAGTGCCTGAAATTTCTCTTACACCACAAATGATAGAAAGATTTAAAGGACGTTTCGGTGGAGATGTTGCATTGTTTCATAGCAGGCTTTCTGATGGAGAAAGATTTGACGAATGGTACAGGATTAGAGACGGGAAGGCTAGACTTGTAATAGGCGCACGAAGTGCATTATTTCTTCCGTTAGATAATCTTGGACTTATAATAATAGACGAAGAGCATGAAAATACTTATAAGTCAGATCAAAATCCTAAGTATCATACACGTGAAGTAAGTGAATATATGTGTAAGCTTAAGACATGCAAACTTGTACTTGGATCTGCGACTCCAAGTATTGAAACTTATTATAAAGCTCTTTCAGGAGAATATAAGCTCATAGAAATGAAAAGTCGAGTTAATGGAAGAGCAATGCCACATATGGAAATTGTAGATATGAGAGAGGAATTGAAAAGAAGAAATTTATCTTTATTCAGTGGGAAGCTTTATAAGGCTATAGATGAAACTTTGAATAGAAAGAAACAGATAATTTTATTCTTGAATAGAAGAGGATATTCAACATTTATTTCATGTAGAAGTTGTGGTTATGTGTTTAAATGCCCAGAGTGTGATGTTTCAATGACGTATCATAATAATGGTTATCTTATATGTCATTATTGTGGAAGGGCAGAAAAGGTTAGTAAAATATGTCCTGAGTGTGGAAGTCGTTATGTGAAGTTTTTTGGAGCAGGAACAGAGAGAGTTGAACTTGAGGTTAAAAAATATTTTCCTAAAGCCAGGGTTTTAAGAATGGATGTTGATACTACAAGACATAAAAATTCCCATGAATCAATATATAATTCATTTAAAAATGGTGAAGCTGATATTTTAGTTGGAACTCAAATGGTTTCAAAAGGACTTGATTTTAAAAATGTTACTCTTGTTGGCGTTCTTGCAGCTGATATGTCGCTAAATATACCAGATTACAGAGCGGCAGAAAGAACTTATCAGATAATAACTCAGGTTGCGGGAAGAGCTGGAAGAGGCAATGACGAAGGTGAAGTGATAGTACAGAGCTACACTCCAAATCATTACAGTCTTAATTATGCAAAAGAAGAAAATTATGAAGAATTGTTCAAAGAAGAAATAAAATTAAGAAGGTTGATGGGAAATCCGCCTTTTGGTAAAATATTATTGATTAATGGGTCATCAAAATATGAAGAAAAATTAAAGAAATTCATGAATAATTTACAAGAAAAATTGAAAAAACTAATAATAGAAGATTTAACTATATTAGGACCGGTTCCATGTATAATAACTAAATTAAAGGAAAATTATAGATGGCAGATCATAATAAAAGGAAAATTTAATGATGAGTTTAGTGAAAAAGTTAAAGATACTCTTTATCAATTAAATAAGAGTGTATATAATGAAATAAGGGTTAGTATAGATATTAATCCTAATAATATGACGTAG
- the coaBC gene encoding bifunctional phosphopantothenoylcysteine decarboxylase/phosphopantothenate--cysteine ligase CoaBC produces the protein MKKNVVLGVSGGIAAYKALEITSLLVKKNINVNVIMTENATKFVAPLSFQSLSQNEVACDTFQEPKVWEIQHISLADKADVFLVAPATANIIGKVASGIADDMLSTTIMATKAKVIFAPAMNTNMYENPIVQQNIKKLKLLGYEFIEPAEGRLACGDVGKGKLESPEVIVDRVLMELNENKDLLNKKVVVTAGPTIAPIDPVRFITNRSSGKMGYAIAKEARNRGADVTLISGPTNLEAPKNINVINICTNEEMKEAAMKVFKEADIVIKSAAVADYKPESYSEHKIKKGHGNWSLELTRDNDILMELGSLKENQILVGFAAESQNLKENAMIKMKKKNLDYIVANDITSKDTGFASEDNRVIIFSKDDEEIHLEKMSKEKIAENLFDIIIKKR, from the coding sequence ATGAAAAAAAATGTTGTACTTGGGGTAAGCGGAGGAATAGCTGCTTATAAGGCATTGGAAATTACAAGTCTTCTTGTAAAAAAGAACATTAATGTTAATGTTATTATGACAGAAAATGCCACTAAGTTTGTTGCTCCACTTTCTTTTCAGTCATTAAGTCAGAATGAAGTTGCATGTGATACATTTCAAGAACCTAAGGTGTGGGAAATTCAGCATATAAGTTTAGCTGATAAAGCGGATGTGTTTTTAGTGGCACCTGCTACAGCAAATATTATAGGTAAAGTTGCAAGTGGAATAGCAGATGATATGTTATCGACTACTATTATGGCAACTAAAGCTAAGGTTATTTTTGCTCCAGCTATGAATACAAATATGTATGAAAATCCAATTGTTCAACAAAATATAAAGAAGCTTAAATTGCTTGGTTATGAATTTATTGAACCAGCAGAGGGAAGGCTTGCATGTGGAGATGTTGGAAAAGGAAAACTTGAAAGTCCAGAAGTTATTGTAGACAGAGTTTTAATGGAATTGAATGAAAATAAAGATTTGTTAAACAAGAAAGTTGTGGTTACAGCAGGTCCAACAATAGCACCTATTGATCCAGTAAGATTTATTACAAATAGATCTAGTGGGAAAATGGGTTATGCAATAGCAAAGGAAGCTCGAAATAGAGGCGCAGATGTAACCTTAATAAGTGGCCCTACTAATTTAGAGGCTCCTAAAAATATTAATGTTATTAATATATGTACTAATGAAGAAATGAAAGAGGCAGCTATGAAAGTTTTTAAAGAAGCTGACATAGTAATAAAATCAGCAGCTGTTGCTGATTATAAGCCTGAATCTTATAGTGAACATAAAATAAAAAAAGGTCATGGAAACTGGTCTTTAGAACTTACAAGGGATAATGATATTTTAATGGAACTTGGCAGTCTAAAAGAAAATCAGATTCTTGTTGGTTTTGCAGCTGAAAGTCAGAATTTAAAAGAAAATGCAATGATAAAAATGAAAAAGAAAAATCTTGATTATATTGTTGCTAATGATATAACATCTAAAGATACTGGCTTTGCAAGTGAAGATAACAGAGTAATCATTTTTTCAAAGGACGATGAAGAAATTCATCTAGAAAAAATGAGTAAAGAAAAGATTGCAGAAAATTTATTTGACATAATAATTAAGAAGCGCTAG
- the rpoZ gene encoding DNA-directed RNA polymerase subunit omega → MNNSMINPSVVDLLEKTKDRYSLVILTSKRARQIIDGSKPQVDAHSKKPLTIAIHEVDEDAINFEIVNEEGSK, encoded by the coding sequence ATGAACAACTCTATGATTAATCCATCAGTAGTAGATTTACTAGAAAAAACAAAGGACAGATATTCGTTAGTAATTTTAACATCTAAAAGAGCTAGACAAATAATAGATGGCTCTAAACCACAAGTGGACGCACACTCAAAAAAGCCATTAACAATTGCTATACATGAAGTTGATGAAGATGCTATTAATTTTGAAATAGTGAATGAAGAAGGTTCAAAGTAA
- the gmk gene encoding guanylate kinase, producing MNDKGRGLLIVISGPSGAGKGTICKSFLERNSEVAISVSATTRSPRNGEVDGINYYFMSKEQFKEKIEANDFLEYAEVYDNFYGTPKSNVEQLLESGKDVILEIDIQGALKVKENTEEGVFIFILPPSMEELKARIIKRGSETPESLMKRFKSAYKEINFISRYNYAVVNDEVETAVDKLEAIVCAEKCRVDRIKHSILDSKEGIIHEQLYD from the coding sequence ATGAATGATAAAGGAAGAGGACTATTAATAGTTATTTCTGGACCGTCAGGTGCTGGAAAAGGTACTATATGCAAAAGCTTCTTAGAAAGAAATTCTGAAGTGGCAATATCAGTATCTGCAACTACAAGATCTCCAAGAAATGGAGAAGTTGACGGTATAAATTACTATTTCATGTCAAAAGAGCAGTTTAAGGAAAAAATTGAAGCTAATGATTTCTTAGAATATGCAGAAGTATATGATAATTTTTATGGAACACCTAAATCTAATGTTGAACAATTGCTAGAAAGTGGCAAAGATGTTATATTGGAGATTGATATACAAGGTGCATTAAAGGTTAAGGAAAATACAGAAGAAGGAGTATTTATTTTCATATTACCTCCTTCAATGGAAGAATTAAAGGCTAGAATAATAAAAAGAGGAAGTGAAACTCCAGAGTCTTTAATGAAGAGATTTAAGTCAGCATATAAAGAAATTAACTTTATATCAAGATATAATTATGCTGTTGTAAATGATGAAGTTGAAACAGCAGTAGATAAACTTGAAGCCATTGTTTGTGCTGAAAAGTGTAGAGTAGATAGAATAAAACATAGTATATTAGATTCAAAGGAGGGCATTATTCATGAACAACTCTATGATTAA
- the remA gene encoding extracellular matrix/biofilm regulator RemA produces MGIKLINIGFGNIVSANRLVAIVSPESAPIKRIIQEARDRGMLIDATYGRRTRAVIITDSDHVILSAVQPETVAHRLATKDDIVDEDDE; encoded by the coding sequence ATGGGAATTAAGTTAATAAACATAGGTTTTGGAAACATTGTTTCTGCAAACAGATTAGTTGCAATTGTCAGCCCAGAGTCAGCACCTATTAAAAGAATTATTCAAGAAGCAAGAGACAGAGGAATGTTAATAGATGCTACTTATGGAAGAAGAACAAGAGCTGTTATAATAACTGATAGTGATCATGTTATTTTATCAGCGGTTCAACCTGAAACAGTTGCACATAGATTAGCAACTAAAGATGATATAGTTGATGAGGATGATGAATAA
- a CDS encoding YicC/YloC family endoribonuclease — MIKSMTSFGRAQSEEGKDLCFSIEMKSVNHRYLDINIRMPKTMLSLEEKIRNIISKRLNRGKVDVFINYKNYSNSSGKAVLNIELAKDYYNCLKEIANNLDVVNDISVTKIARFPDVITIEEHEENLEEIFNEIAPLVECSLNLMEEMRVREGTKLKEDILVKLENIESDVKKIEVLADVVPKNYKKKLEERLNELLSGVDVDESRIALEVAIFSDKAAVDEEITRLKSHLSQIRNTLCLDEPIGRKLDFIIQEMNREANTIASKSSDINMTNIVIEIKNTLEKIREQIQNIE; from the coding sequence TTGATTAAAAGCATGACTAGCTTTGGTCGAGCACAAAGTGAAGAAGGAAAAGATTTATGTTTTTCAATAGAAATGAAAAGTGTTAATCATAGATATTTAGATATAAATATCAGGATGCCAAAAACTATGCTTTCATTGGAAGAAAAAATAAGAAATATAATTAGTAAAAGATTAAACAGAGGTAAAGTTGATGTATTTATTAATTATAAAAATTATTCGAACTCCTCTGGAAAAGCAGTTTTAAATATAGAACTTGCTAAAGATTATTATAATTGTTTAAAAGAAATTGCAAATAATCTTGATGTGGTTAATGATATATCAGTAACTAAGATTGCAAGATTTCCTGACGTTATTACAATAGAAGAACATGAAGAAAATCTTGAAGAGATATTTAATGAAATTGCTCCATTAGTGGAGTGTTCACTTAATCTTATGGAAGAAATGAGAGTAAGAGAAGGTACAAAATTAAAAGAGGATATCTTAGTTAAGCTTGAAAATATAGAGAGTGATGTAAAGAAAATTGAAGTTTTAGCAGATGTTGTTCCTAAAAATTACAAGAAAAAACTTGAAGAAAGATTAAATGAGTTATTATCAGGTGTAGATGTAGATGAAAGCAGAATAGCACTTGAAGTTGCAATTTTTTCAGATAAGGCTGCAGTCGATGAAGAAATAACAAGACTAAAGAGCCATCTAAGTCAGATAAGAAACACATTGTGTCTAGATGAACCTATTGGAAGAAAACTTGACTTTATAATTCAAGAAATGAACAGAGAAGCTAACACAATAGCATCCAAATCAAGTGATATAAATATGACTAATATAGTTATAGAAATCAAGAATACATTGGAAAAAATAAGAGAACAAATCCAGAACATTGAATAA
- a CDS encoding NCS2 family permease produces the protein MQQVNEKKKFLEIFSNENVDFKKEIIAGITTFLTMAYIIAVNPNILGTEGIGMDKGALVTATCLAAAFASILMGVYANLPFVLASGMGLNAYFAYSVVLGKGISWEVALTAVFVEGIIFILLSLFKVREAVVNAIPINMKHAVTAGIGLFIAFIGLTGSGFVIADDATYLALGNFASPTVLIAFVGLIIIAVLDRKGMKASILVGIVVSTLLSWGYAMMNPEAATALGIYLPNGIFKFESIAPIAGKVDLAYVLHPSNIMNFIVVVCTFLFVDFFDTVGTLVGVSSRAGMLDENGNVPNVGKALMVDAVGTTVGACLGVSTVTTYVESSTGVAAGGRTGWTAITSGVLFLIAMFFSPIFIAIPSCATAPALIYVGYLMLGAVKNIDFGEITEGLPAFMTIAMMPLAYSIGDGLTIGVIAYVLINVLYNIFFAKSGEKKKVSIVMIVLAIVFICKLFFLK, from the coding sequence ATGCAACAAGTAAATGAAAAGAAAAAATTCCTAGAGATATTTTCTAATGAAAATGTTGATTTTAAAAAGGAAATTATAGCTGGGATAACAACGTTCTTAACAATGGCTTATATAATAGCTGTAAATCCTAACATACTAGGTACAGAAGGAATAGGAATGGATAAGGGGGCATTAGTTACAGCAACTTGTCTAGCTGCAGCTTTTGCAAGTATACTCATGGGTGTTTATGCTAATTTACCATTTGTATTAGCTTCAGGTATGGGACTTAATGCTTATTTTGCATATTCAGTAGTTCTTGGTAAAGGTATATCGTGGGAAGTAGCGTTAACAGCAGTATTTGTTGAAGGTATTATATTTATACTATTATCACTTTTTAAAGTAAGAGAAGCAGTTGTAAATGCAATTCCAATAAATATGAAACATGCAGTAACAGCAGGTATTGGTTTATTTATAGCATTTATTGGGTTGACAGGAAGTGGATTTGTTATAGCAGATGATGCTACTTATCTTGCACTTGGTAATTTTGCGTCTCCAACAGTGTTAATCGCTTTTGTAGGTTTGATAATTATAGCTGTTTTAGATAGAAAAGGAATGAAAGCATCTATATTAGTTGGTATAGTTGTTAGTACATTATTGTCATGGGGATATGCAATGATGAACCCAGAAGCTGCAACAGCTCTTGGTATTTATCTTCCAAATGGTATTTTTAAATTTGAAAGTATTGCGCCAATTGCAGGTAAAGTAGATTTGGCTTATGTACTTCATCCAAGTAATATTATGAACTTCATAGTAGTAGTTTGTACATTTTTGTTTGTAGACTTTTTTGATACAGTTGGAACATTAGTAGGTGTAAGTTCAAGAGCTGGAATGTTAGATGAAAATGGAAATGTTCCGAATGTTGGTAAAGCATTGATGGTTGATGCTGTTGGTACTACTGTGGGAGCGTGTCTTGGTGTATCCACTGTAACAACTTATGTTGAAAGTTCAACAGGTGTAGCAGCTGGAGGAAGAACTGGATGGACAGCTATAACATCGGGAGTTTTATTCTTAATTGCAATGTTCTTTTCACCAATCTTCATAGCAATACCATCATGTGCAACGGCTCCAGCACTTATATATGTTGGATATTTAATGCTTGGTGCAGTTAAAAATATAGATTTTGGAGAAATAACAGAAGGTCTTCCAGCATTTATGACAATTGCTATGATGCCTCTTGCATACAGTATAGGTGATGGCTTAACAATAGGAGTAATAGCGTATGTGTTAATAAATGTTTTATATAATATATTCTTTGCAAAATCAGGAGAGAAAAAGAAAGTTTCAATTGTTATGATTGTACTAGCAATTGTATTTATATGTAAGTTATTCTTTTTAAAATAG
- a CDS encoding asparaginase, producing the protein MKKVAVVFNGGTISMKVDDRIKAAVPSLSGEDIMAMVTGIEEYAEIESYNFSSLPSPYMTPKLMLDLSNQVQELLNRDDITGVVVTHGTDTLEESAYFLDLTLKSQKPVIITGAMRSSSELGYDGPFNLASSICTAISDDARNRGVLVCFNGELHSACEVTKRNSMALNAFSTPNFGPIGIVDNNKVIFYRNNPESIHMKIQNTDKDVAIIKCSAGSDSKFIDFSIDQGYKGIVIEALGRGNVPPTMVDGIKHAIAKDIPVVIVSRCFEGRVFESYGYEGGGKELKEIGCIFGDVFASQKARIKLIVALNYSNDMSKIKSIFESNIL; encoded by the coding sequence ATGAAAAAAGTAGCAGTTGTATTTAATGGTGGAACTATATCCATGAAAGTTGATGATAGAATAAAAGCAGCAGTGCCAAGTCTTAGTGGAGAAGACATTATGGCAATGGTAACTGGAATTGAAGAATATGCAGAAATAGAAAGTTATAATTTTTCGAGCCTTCCATCACCGTATATGACACCAAAACTTATGCTTGATTTATCTAATCAGGTTCAGGAACTTTTAAATAGAGACGATATTACAGGAGTAGTTGTAACTCATGGAACAGATACCCTTGAAGAAAGTGCCTATTTTTTAGATCTTACATTAAAAAGTCAAAAGCCTGTAATTATTACAGGAGCAATGAGAAGTAGCTCTGAGCTGGGGTATGATGGTCCTTTTAATCTTGCTTCATCAATATGTACAGCTATATCTGATGATGCAAGAAATAGAGGAGTTTTAGTTTGTTTTAATGGTGAACTTCATAGTGCATGCGAAGTTACAAAAAGAAATTCAATGGCGTTGAATGCATTCAGTACACCAAATTTTGGACCAATAGGTATAGTTGATAATAATAAGGTTATATTTTATAGAAATAATCCTGAATCTATTCATATGAAAATTCAGAATACGGATAAAGATGTTGCAATAATAAAATGTAGTGCAGGAAGTGATTCTAAATTTATTGATTTTTCAATAGATCAAGGTTATAAAGGTATTGTAATCGAAGCACTGGGAAGAGGGAATGTTCCTCCAACCATGGTTGATGGAATAAAGCATGCTATAGCTAAGGATATACCTGTTGTAATAGTTTCAAGATGCTTTGAGGGAAGGGTTTTTGAATCATATGGTTACGAAGGTGGTGGAAAAGAACTTAAGGAAATTGGATGTATTTTTGGAGATGTATTTGCAAGTCAAAAAGCTAGAATAAAACTTATAGTTGCACTAAATTATAGCAATGATATGAGTAAGATAAAGTCTATTTTTGAATCCAATATTCTATAA